In Methylobacterium aquaticum, the following are encoded in one genomic region:
- a CDS encoding ABC transporter permease, which translates to MLAFILRRLLQSVGVLLAVGLIAFAMFRFAGDPVNQLVAPDTPYAERLQIRQSLGLDDPVLVQFARYAGNAVRGQFGNSYQFRQPVSTLLAERMPATLELAFCATLFALTAGILMGVYSALRRDSVGAKLVQAISLVGVSLPTFLIGILLIFLFSVTLGWLPSYGRGDTVRIGWWTTGFLTTSGLKALILPSITLGLFQMTLIMRLVRAEMLEVLRTDYIRFARARGLTTRSIHFGHALKNTLVPVITVAGLQLGSIIAFSIITETVFQWPGMGLLFVQAVQNVDVPIMAAYLLLVALIFVTINLVVDLLYTIVDPRLRLSVRRAT; encoded by the coding sequence ATGCTCGCCTTCATTCTCCGCCGCCTGCTGCAATCCGTCGGGGTGCTGCTGGCGGTCGGGCTGATCGCCTTCGCGATGTTCCGCTTCGCCGGCGATCCGGTGAACCAGCTCGTGGCACCCGATACGCCCTATGCCGAGCGGTTGCAGATCCGCCAGAGCCTCGGCCTCGACGATCCGGTGCTGGTGCAGTTCGCCCGCTATGCCGGCAACGCCGTGCGCGGCCAGTTCGGCAACTCGTACCAGTTCCGCCAGCCGGTCTCGACACTGCTCGCCGAGCGGATGCCCGCGACGCTTGAACTGGCCTTCTGCGCTACCCTGTTCGCGCTCACCGCCGGCATCCTGATGGGGGTCTATTCGGCGCTCCGCCGCGACAGCGTCGGCGCCAAGCTCGTCCAGGCGATCTCGCTCGTCGGCGTCTCGCTGCCGACCTTCCTGATCGGCATCCTGCTGATCTTCCTGTTCTCGGTCACGCTCGGATGGCTGCCCTCCTACGGTCGCGGCGACACGGTGCGGATCGGCTGGTGGACCACCGGCTTCCTGACGACATCGGGCCTGAAGGCCCTGATCCTGCCCTCGATCACGCTGGGCCTGTTCCAGATGACGCTGATCATGCGCCTCGTCCGGGCCGAGATGCTGGAGGTGCTGCGCACCGACTACATCCGCTTCGCGCGCGCCCGCGGCCTCACCACCCGCTCGATCCATTTCGGCCACGCGCTGAAGAACACGCTGGTCCCGGTCATCACCGTGGCCGGCCTCCAGCTCGGCTCGATCATCGCCTTCTCGATCATCACCGAGACGGTGTTCCAGTGGCCCGGCATGGGCCTGCTCTTCGTGCAGGCGGTGCAGAACGTCGACGTGCCGATCATGGCCGCCTACCTGCTGCTGGTCGCCCTCATCTTCGTGACGATCAACCTCGTGGTCGATCTCCTCTACACCATCGTCGATCCGCGCCTGCGCCTCTCGGTGCGACGGGCGACGTGA
- a CDS encoding ABC transporter ATP-binding protein translates to MKPHIALKPVIAPQPDYVQVRDLRRLFDVSRPWLNRVIERQPRQYLRAVDHVSFSVAKGETLAIVGESGSGKSTVARMVVGLMPPSDGEVSIAGISMTDPRQAAERRALRRRIQMIFQDPYASMNPRWRVDRIISEPIRAFGILSGEREIQARVGELLTLVGLHPDDGKRYPHAFSGGQRQRIAIARALASEAEFLVADEPTSALDVSVQAQILNLMRDLQDRLGLTYLFISHNLAVVRHMANRIGVMYLGRIVEIGGGRELFTAPKHPYTRMLLDAVPDLAHVGRQRVPVQGEIPNPINPPSGCTFHPRCPFANDRCKAEVPVFRDGVACHAVEEGRLMPGGLTFVA, encoded by the coding sequence ATGAAGCCCCACATCGCCTTGAAGCCCGTGATCGCTCCCCAGCCCGACTACGTGCAGGTCCGCGACCTGCGCCGCCTGTTCGACGTCTCGCGCCCCTGGCTCAACCGGGTGATCGAGCGCCAGCCGCGCCAGTACCTCCGCGCCGTCGACCACGTCTCGTTCTCGGTCGCCAAGGGCGAGACCCTGGCGATCGTCGGCGAATCCGGCTCCGGCAAGTCGACGGTCGCCCGCATGGTGGTCGGCCTGATGCCGCCCTCCGACGGCGAGGTCTCGATCGCCGGCATCTCGATGACCGACCCGCGCCAGGCCGCCGAGCGCCGGGCCCTGCGGCGGCGCATCCAGATGATCTTCCAGGACCCCTACGCCTCGATGAACCCGCGCTGGCGGGTCGACCGGATCATCTCCGAGCCGATCCGCGCCTTCGGGATTCTGTCGGGCGAGCGCGAGATCCAGGCCCGCGTCGGCGAGTTGCTGACCCTGGTCGGCCTGCACCCCGACGACGGCAAGCGCTACCCCCACGCCTTCTCGGGCGGCCAGCGCCAGCGCATCGCCATCGCGCGGGCGCTCGCCTCCGAGGCCGAGTTCCTGGTCGCCGACGAGCCGACCTCGGCCCTCGACGTCTCGGTCCAGGCCCAGATCCTGAACCTGATGCGCGACCTCCAGGACCGGCTCGGCCTGACCTACCTGTTCATCAGCCACAACCTCGCCGTGGTGCGCCACATGGCGAACCGCATCGGCGTGATGTATCTCGGCCGCATCGTCGAGATCGGCGGCGGCCGCGAGCTCTTCACCGCCCCGAAGCACCCCTACACGCGCATGCTCCTCGATGCGGTTCCTGATCTTGCGCATGTCGGACGGCAGCGGGTGCCGGTGCAGGGTGAGATCCCGAACCCGATCAACCCGCCGTCAGGGTGTACCTTTCACCCGCGCTGCCCGTTCGCGAATGACCGGTGCAAGGCGGAGGTGCCGGTGTTCCGGGATGGGGTGGCGTGTCATGCGGTGGAGGAAGGGCGGTTGATGCCGGGGGGTCTGACGTTTGTTGCTTGA
- a CDS encoding HEPN domain-containing protein, which translates to MSNARDNFYKTIALMRSLQSDASFIDQGIAPSDHNIKARILRNGLVVSAFSLLETYLEDRLEEAVASLSSSAIPYSSFPDEFRNFFTVQAVQGLANRLKFLDKNDKLIYAEQNISSIARILSNPSSYNKFGFSPNGSNIKSEDVRDLPKLFGVKNGWFQLQTVCSEIGASRLALSNDFENFKKARNAGAHDIGSNIASLDLDTHIETALLVGISSDISISNAIEWLCRSHTHALAMQHISTNRPKYKFLVERGDGRWAEYGTGNARIIKIYPDFENAKRGAATRSRQQNTHLVAKDLSLRPVFLI; encoded by the coding sequence GTGAGTAATGCAAGAGACAATTTTTATAAAACGATTGCTCTTATGCGATCGCTGCAATCAGACGCCTCGTTCATTGATCAGGGCATAGCGCCTTCAGATCACAACATAAAAGCGCGTATTTTGCGCAACGGATTGGTTGTTTCCGCCTTCTCTTTACTTGAAACTTATTTAGAAGATCGATTGGAAGAAGCTGTGGCTAGCTTGTCAAGTTCGGCTATACCATATAGCAGTTTTCCTGATGAATTTAGAAATTTCTTCACAGTGCAAGCGGTGCAAGGACTCGCCAATCGGTTAAAATTTTTAGATAAAAATGACAAATTAATATATGCTGAACAGAATATATCATCAATCGCAAGGATATTATCAAATCCAAGTTCGTATAACAAATTTGGCTTCAGTCCCAATGGATCAAATATTAAATCAGAAGATGTTAGAGATCTTCCAAAGTTATTTGGTGTCAAAAACGGCTGGTTTCAACTTCAGACTGTTTGTAGTGAAATTGGAGCATCGAGATTGGCGCTAAGTAATGATTTCGAAAATTTTAAAAAAGCTAGGAATGCTGGCGCTCATGATATCGGATCGAATATTGCTTCACTGGATCTGGACACTCATATTGAGACGGCGTTGCTTGTCGGTATATCGTCAGATATTTCTATCTCTAACGCAATTGAGTGGTTGTGCAGATCACACACGCACGCACTAGCCATGCAGCATATTTCAACGAATCGACCAAAATACAAATTTTTAGTAGAACGTGGAGACGGTCGATGGGCTGAATATGGCACAGGAAATGCGAGAATAATAAAAATATATCCAGATTTTGAAAATGCAAAAAGAGGGGCAGCGACTCGTAGTCGTCAACAAAATACGCATTTAGTTGCCAAAGATTTGAGTCTACGCCCTGTTTTTTTGATTTGA
- a CDS encoding ABC transporter permease, whose translation MSSPALPAAAPPSRLARFLDSDLFASFKRSKLAMAAFVATVLFVALALLAPIISPQNPYDPAQLELMNASLPPIWYADGQAPFLIGTDDQGRDVLSAVFYGMRLSLLVGVLGVLLSGFIGIGLGLIAGYAGGFVDTIIMRVADVQLTFPAILIALIVDGVAKAVAGGHMEADAQIALIVVAIGLSFWVQYARTVRGSVMVEKNKDYVQAGRLIGLSAPVILTRHILPNVTGPVFVIATINLALAIITEATLSFLGTGLPETMPSLGTLIRTGNRFLFSGEWWIVAFPGLALAGLVLAINLLGDWLRDALNPKLQ comes from the coding sequence ATGTCCTCCCCCGCCCTCCCCGCCGCGGCGCCGCCGTCGCGCCTCGCGCGCTTCCTCGATTCCGATCTCTTCGCCAGCTTCAAGCGCTCGAAGCTGGCAATGGCGGCGTTCGTCGCCACGGTGCTGTTCGTGGCGCTCGCGCTGCTCGCCCCCATCATCTCGCCGCAGAACCCCTACGACCCGGCGCAGCTCGAGCTGATGAATGCCAGCCTGCCGCCGATCTGGTACGCCGACGGCCAGGCGCCGTTCCTGATCGGCACCGACGACCAGGGCCGCGACGTGCTCTCGGCGGTGTTCTACGGCATGCGCCTGTCGCTCCTCGTCGGCGTGCTCGGCGTGCTGCTGTCGGGCTTCATCGGCATCGGCCTGGGGCTGATCGCCGGCTATGCCGGCGGCTTCGTCGACACGATCATCATGCGCGTCGCCGACGTGCAGCTGACCTTCCCGGCGATCCTGATCGCGCTCATCGTCGACGGCGTCGCCAAGGCGGTGGCCGGCGGCCACATGGAGGCGGATGCGCAGATCGCGCTGATCGTCGTGGCGATCGGCCTGTCGTTCTGGGTGCAGTATGCCCGCACCGTGCGCGGCTCGGTGATGGTCGAGAAGAACAAGGACTACGTCCAGGCCGGCCGGCTCATCGGCCTGTCGGCGCCGGTGATCCTCACCCGCCACATCCTGCCGAACGTCACCGGCCCGGTCTTCGTCATCGCCACCATCAACCTGGCGCTCGCCATCATCACCGAGGCGACGCTCTCCTTCCTCGGCACCGGCCTGCCGGAGACGATGCCGTCGCTCGGCACGCTGATCCGCACCGGCAACCGCTTCCTGTTCTCGGGCGAGTGGTGGATCGTCGCCTTTCCGGGCCTGGCGCTGGCCGGCCTCGTGCTCGCGATCAACCTGCTGGGCGACTGGCTGCGCGACGCCCTGAACCCCAAGCTGCAATGA
- a CDS encoding ABC transporter ATP-binding protein gives MTQPVLSVRDLRVEFATRRGVLTALDGVSFEINRGEVLGVVGESGAGKSVTGSAVIGLIDPPGRIAGGEIRLAGERIDNLSPDAMRKVRGKRIGMIFQDPLTSLNPLYRVGRQIEETIRTHTDLSAKAARQRAIDLLAEVGIPAPERRIDGFPHEFSGGMRQRVVIALALAAEPELIIADEPTTALDVSVQAQIITLLKRLGRDHGTAVMLITHDMGVIAEAADRVAVMYAGRVAEIGPVAAVVGDPLHPYAKGLMGAIPSLSHEADRLAQIPGAMPRLSAIPPGCAFNPRCPKVFARCTVDRPEPLVVGSHRVACHLYDATGQAAA, from the coding sequence ATGACCCAACCCGTCCTCTCGGTGCGCGACCTGCGGGTCGAGTTCGCCACCCGCCGCGGCGTGCTGACCGCCCTCGACGGCGTCTCCTTCGAGATCAACCGCGGCGAGGTGCTCGGCGTCGTCGGCGAGTCCGGCGCCGGCAAGTCGGTGACCGGCTCGGCGGTGATCGGCCTGATCGACCCGCCCGGCCGCATCGCCGGCGGCGAGATCCGCCTCGCCGGCGAGCGCATCGACAACCTCTCGCCCGACGCGATGCGGAAGGTCCGCGGCAAGCGCATCGGCATGATCTTCCAGGACCCGCTGACCAGCCTCAACCCGCTCTACCGGGTTGGCCGGCAGATCGAGGAGACGATCCGCACCCACACCGACCTCTCGGCCAAGGCCGCCCGCCAGCGGGCGATCGACCTGCTCGCCGAGGTCGGCATTCCGGCGCCGGAGCGGCGCATCGACGGCTTCCCGCACGAATTCTCCGGCGGCATGAGGCAGCGCGTCGTGATCGCGCTCGCGCTCGCCGCCGAGCCGGAGCTGATCATCGCGGATGAGCCGACGACGGCGCTCGACGTCTCGGTCCAGGCCCAGATCATCACGCTGCTGAAGCGCCTCGGGCGCGACCACGGCACCGCCGTGATGCTGATCACCCACGACATGGGGGTGATCGCCGAGGCCGCCGACCGCGTCGCGGTGATGTATGCCGGCCGCGTCGCCGAGATCGGCCCGGTGGCGGCGGTGGTGGGCGATCCGCTCCACCCCTACGCCAAGGGCCTGATGGGGGCGATCCCGTCCCTGTCGCACGAGGCCGACCGCCTGGCCCAGATCCCCGGCGCGATGCCGCGGCTCTCGGCGATCCCGCCCGGCTGCGCCTTCAACCCGCGCTGCCCGAAGGTCTTTGCCCGCTGCACGGTCGACCGGCCCGAGCCCCTGGTCGTCGGCTCCCACCGGGTCGCCTGCCACCTCTACGACGCGACCGGACAGGCCGCCGCATGA